A genomic segment from Gammaproteobacteria bacterium encodes:
- a CDS encoding response regulator, translated as MAEAQQRGLSGLKVLVIDDSKTIRRTAETLLSKEGCEVFTAEDGFDALSKVADHHPDIVFVDIMMPRLDGYQTCSLIKHNKLFKSTPVIMLSSKDGLFDRARGRIVGSEQYLTKPFTKDELLGAIQRHVSR; from the coding sequence GTGGCGGAAGCGCAGCAGCGCGGGCTTAGCGGGCTCAAGGTACTCGTCATCGATGACAGCAAGACCATACGGCGTACTGCCGAGACGCTGCTGTCCAAGGAAGGATGTGAGGTGTTCACAGCCGAGGATGGTTTCGATGCGCTATCGAAGGTTGCCGATCATCACCCCGACATCGTGTTCGTCGACATCATGATGCCGCGGCTGGATGGTTACCAGACCTGCTCGCTGATCAAGCACAACAAGTTATTCAAATCCACACCGGTCATCATGCTGTCGAGCAAGGACGGCCTGTTTGATCGTGCGCGCGGCCGCATCGTCGGGTCCGAGCAGTATCTGACCAAGCCATTCACCAAGGATGAGCTGCTCGGCGCTATTCAGCGTCATGTCAGCCGCTGA
- a CDS encoding dihydroorotate dehydrogenase electron transfer subunit, producing MHSPAHRGTIFVEDAAVVSQQEYPGSQYVLRLQAAKCAAAAQPGSFAHITCDPAVPMRRPLSIMRANADEGWVEFLYKIVGEGLRHLASRRPGDTLNIMGPIGQPFRPDPARPRPVLIGGGVGIPPMVFLAEWLKDDKRHWQPMVFIGSEIPFPFRSRPSKILVPGIPDGAIGCMPLLDDWGVPSRLASGSGYAGCYEGFVTDLARSWLQSLDAKTRADVEIFACGPTPMLRATAKVAAELQLPCQVSLEEYMACAVGGCAGCVVEVRTPDGPAMKRVCVDGPVFDAATVF from the coding sequence ATGCATTCGCCCGCTCACCGCGGCACGATATTCGTCGAAGACGCCGCCGTTGTGTCACAGCAGGAATATCCCGGCAGCCAGTATGTCTTGCGACTGCAGGCCGCAAAGTGCGCGGCGGCGGCACAACCCGGCAGCTTTGCCCACATTACCTGTGACCCGGCAGTGCCGATGCGGCGGCCGTTGTCCATCATGCGGGCCAATGCCGACGAAGGCTGGGTGGAATTTCTTTACAAGATCGTCGGCGAAGGATTGCGTCACCTGGCGTCGCGCCGCCCCGGCGACACTCTCAATATCATGGGCCCGATCGGCCAGCCCTTTCGGCCGGATCCGGCGCGGCCACGTCCGGTGCTCATTGGCGGCGGCGTCGGCATACCGCCCATGGTGTTCCTTGCCGAATGGCTCAAGGACGACAAGCGCCACTGGCAGCCCATGGTATTCATAGGCTCGGAAATTCCGTTCCCGTTCAGGTCGCGACCGTCAAAAATACTGGTGCCGGGCATTCCTGACGGCGCCATCGGATGCATGCCGCTGCTGGATGACTGGGGCGTGCCGAGCCGGCTGGCCAGCGGTAGCGGCTACGCCGGTTGCTACGAAGGATTTGTCACCGACCTGGCGCGCAGCTGGCTGCAGTCGCTGGATGCAAAAACCAGGGCAGATGTAGAAATATTCGCCTGTGGCCCGACCCCGATGCTGCGCGCAACGGCGAAGGTTGCCGCTGAATTGCAGCTGCCCTGCCAGGTTTCACTCGAGGAATACATGGCCTGCGCCGTCGGCGGCTGCGCCGGTTGCGTAGTCGAAGTGCGCACTCCGGACGGCCCGGCGATGAAGCGTGTTTGCGTTGACGGCCCGGTCTTCGACGCGGCCACCGTCTTTTAG
- a CDS encoding S9 family peptidase, with product MEDVPPIPQSIVDGLNRYQNVRAASFQDWSHDKGGIYITTRFGDVSQIHHVAEPGGARRQITFFDEPAGGVALQPGGRKITFSMDAGGSEFNQVFLLDPVGTSEAVMLTDGESRNGVVVWNEEGTAIAYQSTRRNGASNDIWSMPVDDPDAARMILESPDGTWWGPADFSPDNNRLLVTNYVGNADSRIHLLDLETGNHRMVAGDPDEPSSNFPVGFDRDGTGFFYLTDDSGEFRQLAWRSLQQGATPEYITAGIPWHVEGSELSADRSRGAFTVNENGFSRLYLLDARTRRIREVNDVPVGLVFGLEFRPDGRQLGMTLNTAQTPSDSFVLDLGRRPLQYGALTRWTFSEVGGLDTDTFIQPELISYSTFDSDRGGPESIPAWLYRPAGAGPHPVIIAIHGGPEAQSRPSFSSTYQMWLQQLGAAVIRPNVRGSDGYGKAYMGLDNGFRREDSVRDIGALLDWIKTRPDLDQDRVAVFGGSYGGYMVLASAVHYSDRLRAAVDIVGISNFVTFLENTQDYRRDLRRAEYGDERDPEMRAHLEAISPLNHVDKITVPMFVVQGQNDPRVPVTEAEQIVAALRNNGHEVWYMNALNEGHGYRKKENRDVYQQATMLFLQRYLIATGAD from the coding sequence ATGGAAGATGTGCCGCCCATCCCGCAGTCGATCGTCGATGGTCTCAATCGCTACCAGAATGTTCGGGCCGCCAGTTTCCAGGACTGGTCGCACGATAAGGGTGGCATTTACATTACGACGCGCTTTGGCGACGTGAGCCAGATTCACCACGTCGCGGAGCCCGGCGGCGCACGGCGCCAGATCACGTTTTTCGATGAGCCGGCGGGCGGGGTGGCGCTTCAGCCCGGTGGCCGGAAAATCACATTCTCCATGGACGCTGGTGGCAGCGAGTTTAACCAGGTTTTCCTGCTCGACCCGGTCGGCACGAGTGAAGCGGTGATGCTGACTGATGGAGAGTCCCGCAACGGCGTTGTAGTGTGGAATGAAGAAGGCACGGCCATTGCCTACCAGAGTACGCGACGCAACGGAGCGTCGAATGATATCTGGTCAATGCCGGTCGATGACCCGGACGCGGCGCGCATGATTCTGGAATCTCCGGACGGCACCTGGTGGGGGCCGGCGGATTTTTCTCCGGACAATAACCGGCTGCTTGTTACCAACTACGTCGGCAATGCGGATTCACGCATTCACCTGCTCGACCTTGAAACAGGTAATCATCGGATGGTCGCCGGTGATCCGGATGAGCCTAGTTCAAATTTCCCGGTCGGATTCGATCGTGATGGCACGGGTTTTTTCTATCTTACTGATGACAGCGGTGAATTCCGGCAGCTTGCGTGGCGTTCGCTGCAGCAAGGGGCGACACCGGAATACATCACCGCCGGTATCCCGTGGCACGTGGAAGGCAGCGAACTCAGCGCCGACCGCAGCCGAGGCGCATTTACCGTTAACGAAAACGGCTTTTCACGCCTGTACCTGCTCGACGCCAGGACGCGCAGGATTCGCGAAGTTAATGATGTGCCGGTCGGCCTGGTGTTCGGCCTCGAATTCAGGCCTGACGGCCGCCAGCTTGGTATGACGCTCAACACCGCGCAGACACCCAGTGATTCTTTCGTGCTCGATCTCGGCCGCAGGCCACTGCAGTATGGCGCGCTGACCCGCTGGACGTTCAGCGAGGTTGGCGGGCTGGATACCGACACGTTTATCCAGCCGGAACTCATTAGCTACAGCACCTTTGACAGTGATCGCGGCGGTCCGGAATCCATTCCTGCCTGGCTGTACCGGCCGGCCGGTGCCGGGCCACACCCTGTGATTATCGCGATACACGGCGGACCCGAGGCGCAGTCGCGCCCCTCATTCAGCAGCACGTACCAGATGTGGCTGCAGCAACTCGGCGCCGCCGTCATTCGACCGAACGTGCGCGGATCGGACGGTTATGGCAAGGCCTACATGGGGCTGGACAACGGATTCAGGCGTGAGGACTCAGTGCGCGATATCGGTGCCTTGCTCGACTGGATTAAAACCCGGCCGGATCTGGATCAGGACAGGGTGGCTGTATTCGGCGGCAGCTACGGCGGCTACATGGTGCTTGCCAGCGCGGTCCACTACAGCGACCGGCTGCGTGCCGCCGTCGACATCGTCGGCATCAGCAATTTTGTTACGTTCCTCGAAAACACGCAGGATTATCGCCGCGACCTGCGCCGGGCGGAATACGGTGACGAGCGCGACCCGGAAATGCGCGCGCACCTCGAGGCAATCAGCCCGCTCAACCACGTCGACAAAATTACCGTGCCGATGTTTGTCGTGCAGGGGCAAAACGATCCTCGTGTCCCGGTGACAGAGGCGGAGCAGATTGTGGCCGCACTACGCAACAACGGTCACGAGGTCTGGTACATGAATGCGCTGAATGAGGGGCACGGTTACCGCAAGAAAGAAAACCGTGATGTTTACCAGCAGGCTACGATGCTGTTCCTGCAGCGATACCTGATCGCCACTGGCGCAGACTAA
- the gshB gene encoding glutathione synthase, whose protein sequence is MTVQLGVVMDPIGSIKPVKDSTFAMLLAARRRGWSVWYMLPEDIWLEDGVASARMRALTVQDDLADWYDIGEERTAPLAELDIVLMRKDPPFDMEYIYATYILEIAESAGVVVSNPPQALRDINEKAAIAWFPELAPATLITRSMKQMRRFADAHGKVVFKPLDGMGGKSIFVVSAKDPNTNVILETLTDYGKRFAMAQAFVPDISAGDKRILLVDGEPVPYALARIPAAGENRGNLAAGATAVGQPLSAADIRLAEAIGPAMVERSLVFVGIDVIGDRLTEINITSPTCIRELDAEFGLDIAGDYMAALEKRLTR, encoded by the coding sequence ATGACCGTGCAGCTCGGTGTCGTCATGGATCCGATCGGCAGCATCAAGCCGGTCAAGGATTCCACATTCGCCATGCTGCTTGCCGCCCGGCGACGTGGCTGGTCAGTCTGGTACATGTTGCCGGAGGACATCTGGCTGGAGGACGGCGTGGCCAGCGCACGAATGCGGGCCCTGACGGTTCAGGACGATCTCGCCGACTGGTACGACATCGGCGAAGAACGAACTGCGCCACTGGCGGAACTCGATATTGTCCTGATGCGCAAGGACCCGCCATTCGACATGGAGTACATCTACGCAACCTACATCCTGGAGATTGCCGAAAGCGCCGGCGTAGTTGTAAGCAACCCGCCACAGGCGCTGCGTGATATCAATGAGAAGGCCGCGATTGCGTGGTTTCCGGAGCTGGCGCCGGCGACGCTGATTACGCGGTCGATGAAACAAATGCGACGCTTTGCCGATGCCCACGGCAAAGTCGTGTTCAAGCCGCTTGATGGGATGGGCGGAAAATCTATTTTCGTGGTGTCGGCGAAAGACCCTAACACCAACGTCATTCTCGAAACTCTCACCGACTACGGCAAACGTTTCGCCATGGCACAGGCATTCGTGCCGGATATCAGCGCCGGCGACAAACGAATCCTGCTGGTAGATGGCGAGCCGGTGCCCTATGCGCTGGCTCGTATTCCGGCAGCCGGTGAGAACCGCGGCAATCTTGCGGCAGGCGCCACCGCCGTCGGCCAGCCATTAAGTGCAGCCGATATCAGGCTGGCGGAAGCGATTGGCCCGGCGATGGTCGAGCGTAGCCTGGTATTTGTCGGTATCGATGTAATTGGCGACCGTCTGACCGAGATAAACATTACCAGTCCGACCTGTATTCGGGAGCTGGACGCCGAATTCGGTCTGGACATCGCCGGTGATTACATGGCCGCACTGGAAAAACGCCTCACGCGGTAA
- a CDS encoding YqgE/AlgH family protein has translation MTDFQGLTNQLLIAMPALGDPNFHHTVTLVVEHNADGALGIVINRPLTVKMGEIFEQLDLAEPAGKVSQRAVLSGGPVQQERGFVLHHPTQKWESTLQVSDEIGVTTSRDILSAIASGDGPQESIVALGYAGWTAGQLEAEMQANAWLSAPASGEIVFTTPFKNRWHAAARLVGVDIDRISPEAGHA, from the coding sequence ATGACTGACTTTCAGGGCCTGACAAACCAGCTGCTCATTGCCATGCCGGCGCTGGGTGACCCCAACTTTCATCACACCGTGACGCTGGTGGTTGAGCACAATGCCGATGGCGCGCTCGGTATCGTAATTAACCGCCCGTTGACGGTAAAAATGGGTGAGATATTCGAGCAACTCGATCTGGCAGAGCCGGCAGGCAAAGTGTCACAGCGCGCCGTGTTGTCCGGCGGCCCGGTTCAGCAGGAGCGCGGTTTTGTGCTCCATCACCCAACGCAAAAATGGGAATCGACGCTTCAGGTCTCGGACGAAATCGGCGTCACCACCTCGCGCGACATTCTTTCCGCCATCGCCAGCGGCGACGGACCGCAGGAATCAATCGTCGCGCTGGGGTACGCCGGCTGGACTGCCGGTCAGCTCGAGGCAGAGATGCAGGCCAATGCCTGGCTCAGCGCCCCCGCCAGTGGCGAGATAGTTTTCACTACACCTTTCAAGAACCGCTGGCATGCGGCAGCCCGGCTGGTCGGCGTCGACATAGACCGCATCAGTCCCGAGGCCGGACACGCGTGA
- the ruvX gene encoding Holliday junction resolvase RuvX, with product MKQPAGGAPRGTLLAFDYGSRRIGVAVGELSPPTASAFATIGARNGQPQWEQLDQLIEEWRPVALIVGIPHHADGSESPVGAAAREFGAALEQHYSLPIHFVDESLTSRQADAELREKRKRGMLRRRVRRDDSDRIAARLILESWLARNTEQS from the coding sequence GTGAAGCAGCCGGCGGGCGGCGCGCCGCGCGGCACACTGCTTGCATTCGACTATGGCAGCCGGCGTATCGGTGTCGCCGTCGGTGAGTTGAGTCCGCCAACCGCGTCTGCGTTTGCAACTATCGGGGCCCGCAACGGCCAGCCGCAATGGGAGCAACTGGACCAGCTGATTGAAGAGTGGCGCCCGGTGGCATTGATCGTAGGCATTCCCCATCACGCTGACGGCAGCGAAAGCCCCGTCGGCGCCGCCGCGCGCGAGTTTGGCGCTGCTCTGGAACAGCACTACAGCCTGCCAATTCACTTTGTCGACGAAAGCCTTACTTCGCGTCAGGCTGATGCCGAGTTGCGCGAGAAACGCAAACGCGGGATGCTGCGGCGCCGGGTCAGGCGCGACGACAGCGACCGTATCGCTGCCCGGCTGATACTTGAATCCTGGCTGGCCCGCAACACGGAGCAAAGCTGA